The sequence CGCTGATGAAAGAGCTGCCCTACGCCGACCAGATCGACATCAAGACCTATGAGTCCAACATCGAGCAGGACACCGCTCTGGGGCGTGTCGATGCCTTCGTGATGGACCGCGTCAGCGCAAGTCAGGTGATCCAGAAGACCCCGCTGCCGCTGGAGCTGGCGGGCAAGCCGTTCTCGCGTCTCGAGAATGCACTGCCGTTCCGCAAGGACGCCGAAGGCGAGGCCAAGCGTGACCAGGTGGATGCCGCTCTGACCGAGCTCAAGGAAAATGGCCGTCTGGCCGAGATTTCCAACAAGTGGTTCGGCAACGACATCACCACGCCTTGAACAATGCCCGCTGCGCCCTGATACAAGGCGCATGCAAGGAAGTCAGGTGACAACGGGGTGACGGCTTGACCGTCGCCCCGTTGTCGTCATGTCGATGGGTGTCTTTCCAGACTCTCAGCCAAGCCCTCAGTCTGTCCGGATGACGAATGGATATTCTCAATATCGATTACATGCTTGGCCTGTTGCCGGTCATGCTCAAATACCTGCCACTGACACTCAAGATGGCCTGTATCGGCATGCTGGCCGCGCTGGTGCTGGCCTCGCTGTTGGCGGTGGTGCGGGTGCTCAAGGTGCCGGTGCTGAATGCGCTGACCATCGTGTTCATCTCCTTCTTCCGTGGCACACCGCTGCTGGTGCAGTTGTTCCTGTTCTATTACGGCCTGCCGCAGGTGATGGCGTTCCTGACCCAGATCGATGGCGTCACCGCGACGATTCTCGGCCTGACGCTGCATTTCGCGGCTTACATGGCCGAGTCCATCCGCGCCGCCATCGTCGGAGTCGATCGCAGCCAGACCGAAGCGGCGCTGTCGATCGGCATGACCAATGTCCAGCTGATGCGGCGCATCGTGCTGCCTCAGGCGGCCCGGGTGGCGGCTCCCACGCTGATGAACTACTTCGTGGACATGATCAAGTCCACGTCGCTGGCCTTCACGCTGGGGGTGACCGAGTTGATGGGCGCGACTCAGAAGGAAGCCGCCAGCAGCTTCCTGTATTTTGAATCCTTCATCATGGTGGCCATCGTCTACTGGGTGATGGTGGAAGGGCTGTCCTTCGTGCAGCGCTGGATGGAGAAACGTCTCAACAAGGCCTATCAGCGATGATTGCAGTCAGAAACCTGATCAAGAAATTCGGCGGGCAGGCGGTGCTCGATGGCATCACTCTGGAAG comes from bacterium Scap17 and encodes:
- a CDS encoding amino acid ABC transporter permease — its product is MDILNIDYMLGLLPVMLKYLPLTLKMACIGMLAALVLASLLAVVRVLKVPVLNALTIVFISFFRGTPLLVQLFLFYYGLPQVMAFLTQIDGVTATILGLTLHFAAYMAESIRAAIVGVDRSQTEAALSIGMTNVQLMRRIVLPQAARVAAPTLMNYFVDMIKSTSLAFTLGVTELMGATQKEAASSFLYFESFIMVAIVYWVMVEGLSFVQRWMEKRLNKAYQR